In one window of Streptomyces roseofulvus DNA:
- a CDS encoding lytic polysaccharide monooxygenase — protein sequence MPSTRRTAAGVAALSAAAALVGLTPTTAAAHGAVFNPVSRVAACYAEGPESPDSQVCKDLVADSGTQPLYDWNEVNIANADGNHRALIPDGKLCSANREKYRALDWARTDWPATAVSAGAFGFRIRATAAHSGRMTMYVTKAGFDPTQPLKWSDLDSTPVAVYDTTRTATDGYYSFTGNLPARTGRHIVYMVWQRNDSPEAFYSCSDVTFGAAAASATALKAEAPTEAELAAGAELSTVSHAGHGGDEQPPALSAEAAAAPDSPLPLALAGAGALAVFGAGSLLLGRRRDSSAS from the coding sequence ATGCCGTCCACCCGCCGCACCGCCGCCGGCGTCGCCGCCCTGTCCGCCGCCGCCGCACTCGTCGGCCTCACCCCCACCACCGCCGCCGCCCACGGAGCCGTCTTCAACCCCGTGAGCCGGGTCGCCGCCTGCTACGCCGAGGGACCCGAGAGCCCCGACTCGCAGGTGTGCAAGGACCTCGTCGCCGACTCCGGCACCCAGCCGCTCTACGACTGGAACGAGGTCAACATCGCCAACGCCGACGGCAACCACCGGGCCCTCATCCCCGACGGCAAGCTCTGCTCGGCCAACCGCGAGAAGTACCGGGCCCTCGACTGGGCGCGGACCGACTGGCCCGCCACCGCCGTCAGCGCCGGCGCCTTCGGCTTCAGGATCCGCGCCACCGCCGCCCACTCCGGCCGGATGACCATGTACGTCACCAAGGCGGGCTTCGACCCGACGCAGCCGCTCAAGTGGTCCGACCTCGACTCCACCCCGGTCGCCGTGTACGACACCACCCGCACCGCCACCGACGGCTACTACTCCTTCACCGGCAACCTGCCCGCCCGCACCGGCCGCCACATCGTCTACATGGTCTGGCAGCGCAATGACAGCCCCGAGGCGTTCTACAGCTGCTCGGACGTCACCTTCGGCGCGGCCGCCGCCTCCGCCACCGCGCTGAAGGCCGAGGCGCCGACCGAGGCCGAACTGGCCGCCGGCGCCGAGCTGTCCACCGTGAGCCACGCGGGCCACGGCGGCGACGAGCAGCCGCCGGCGCTCTCCGCCGAGGCCGCCGCCGCCCCCGACTCCCCGCTGCCGCTCGCCCTGGCCGGCGCGGGCGCGCTCGCCGTCTTCGGCGCGGGCAGCCTGCTCCTGGGCCGCCGCCGCGACTCTTCCGCCTCCTAG
- a CDS encoding lysozyme encodes MRVRRSVSTTLLAGLAATALVLPLAGQAGAADPQARAAAPARGTAHMGMGVLKHDGRGATESGGVSTLATWTEGVDVSSHQGNVAWSTLWNSGVKWAYVKATEGTYYKNTYFTQQYNGSYNVGMIRGTYHFATPDTTTGTAQADYFVNNGGGWSRDGKTLPGVLDIEWNPYGATCYGKTQSGMVTWIRDFLNRYKARTGRDAVIYTATSWWKQCTGNYSGFASTNPLWIARYASEVGELPAGWPYYTMWQYTSSGPTVGDHNHFNGDLSRVQALANG; translated from the coding sequence ATGCGTGTGCGCAGATCCGTCTCCACCACCCTGCTCGCCGGCCTCGCGGCCACCGCCCTCGTCCTGCCCCTCGCCGGCCAGGCCGGCGCCGCCGACCCCCAGGCCCGCGCCGCCGCCCCCGCGCGCGGCACCGCCCACATGGGCATGGGCGTCCTCAAGCACGACGGCCGGGGCGCCACCGAGTCCGGCGGCGTCTCCACCCTCGCCACCTGGACGGAGGGCGTCGACGTCTCCAGCCACCAGGGCAACGTCGCCTGGTCCACCCTCTGGAACAGCGGCGTGAAGTGGGCCTACGTCAAGGCGACGGAGGGCACGTACTACAAGAACACCTACTTCACGCAGCAGTACAACGGCTCGTACAACGTCGGCATGATCCGGGGCACGTACCACTTCGCCACCCCGGACACCACGACCGGCACCGCCCAGGCCGACTACTTCGTCAACAACGGCGGCGGCTGGTCCCGGGACGGCAAGACCCTCCCCGGCGTCCTCGACATCGAGTGGAACCCGTACGGCGCCACCTGCTACGGCAAGACCCAGTCGGGGATGGTCACCTGGATCCGCGACTTCCTCAACCGGTACAAGGCCCGCACCGGCCGCGACGCCGTCATCTACACCGCGACCAGCTGGTGGAAGCAGTGCACCGGCAACTACTCCGGCTTCGCCTCGACCAACCCGCTGTGGATCGCGCGGTACGCCTCCGAGGTCGGCGAACTCCCGGCCGGCTGGCCGTACTACACGATGTGGCAGTACACCTCGTCCGGCCCGACGGTCGGCGACCACAACCACTTCAACGGTGACCTCTCACGGGTCCAGGCGCTCGCGAACGGCTGA
- a CDS encoding MarR family winged helix-turn-helix transcriptional regulator has protein sequence MPEGGPAEREFLALERELAVFLRRARAQSGEMAREVHPELESSAYGLFVRLDDAGPQRATELSAYFGVGKATMSRQLRALEQLGLVARDPDPADGRASLVRLTDEGRDRFRHVRDARRGRYVRKLADWDRAEVAELARLLQQFNQRSEG, from the coding sequence GTGCCCGAAGGGGGGCCTGCCGAGCGGGAGTTTCTCGCGCTGGAGCGGGAGCTCGCCGTGTTCCTGCGCCGGGCGCGTGCGCAGTCCGGCGAGATGGCGCGGGAGGTTCATCCGGAGCTGGAGTCGTCCGCGTACGGGCTCTTCGTGCGGCTCGACGACGCCGGGCCGCAGCGCGCCACCGAGCTCTCCGCCTACTTCGGCGTCGGCAAGGCGACCATGAGCCGCCAGCTGCGCGCCCTCGAACAGCTCGGTCTGGTCGCCCGTGACCCCGACCCCGCCGACGGGCGGGCCTCCCTGGTCCGGCTCACCGACGAGGGCCGCGACCGCTTCCGGCACGTCCGCGACGCCCGCCGCGGCCGGTACGTCCGCAAGCTCGCCGACTGGGACCGCGCCGAGGTCGCCGAACTGGCCCGGCTGCTGCAGCAGTTCAACCAGCGCTCGGAAGGCTGA